Below is a genomic region from Osmerus mordax isolate fOsmMor3 chromosome 22, fOsmMor3.pri, whole genome shotgun sequence.
GTCATGTGGAAAGGTGCGCAGTTTTGAAACCGCTGTAAACGACGCTGCGCAACAAGAAATATTACCTGGCTCAGGTTACGGAACTGACAATACAGGTGAGGAACACCCATACGTTCCAGAAATATTTGTGCAAAGACAATCCAGGGAAGGAGTTGTACTGACACGATCTTTCGGCCACACAATCGAAGGTATTGCATTCGACATgggaaataaaataataaaagacGATAAGAAAGCTTCCGCAAAGGCAGTTGATGTTCGGATGTTACCTCCAGAGATTCCTCAAATTTCAGTGATTGAAGCGTCCCCACTACCAGCACCAGGGGATGGATCCATGTTTACAATGCCGGGACAGTCTAGAGAAACTACCCTGGGACAGGTTGACAAGTGGGGCCTACATACAACAAGACACTCTGGAACTCACCCAAAGCATGATGAATCATTATGTATAGCCCAAGGAGGCAAAGATGCCAATGTGGGCAGGACTGAAATTGTGACCAAACGCAGAACCTCAAGAGAATCCCAACGTAGCCTGATGTCCAGTCACCCTTCAGAGGATGGAACAGATGAGGTTCAGATGGATTCCTTAAGTCTGTCGGGCAGCGAGAGCAATACTCCAAAGGGGAGCCGTAAAAACTTTATTGAGCTCATGATGAACAGTTCCCCCCATGTTCGACGGAGCATGGCGTTGCGCAactctgtttacctgtctgccaGGTACAACGACTGTTCTAGAAGTGACAGTGACTCTGCCTCAGTGGTGTCCTCCACTACAGAGGATGAGGCTACACCAGTCACACTGGACCCGCTAGAGCATGAATGGATGATGTGTTCGTCAGACGGGCAGTGGGACAGTCTGCACGAGCTCCTTGCCTGCGAACCCAATCTGATCTTGAAAAAGGATTTTGTGACGGGCTTCACCTGCCTTCACTGGGCGGCAAAGCAGGGCAAACCAGAGCTGCTGGCATTAATTGTGAATtttgccaaaaaacacacagtgcCCATCAACATCAACACAAAGTCGAGTGCTGGGTACACACCCCTACACTTGGCTGCCATGCACAACCATGTTGAGGTGGTGAAGCTGCTCATCGGTGCCTATGATGCTGACGTGGAGGCCAGAGACTACAACGGGAAAAAGGCCTGTCAGTATCTTACCAACAGTGTGGCTGTGGACATTAGAGATATAATTGGGGCATGTGGTGACTCTGAGtcagaaaacaaagatcacaTGGATGGGGTTCGCTGGAGGCTGTCCAAGGTCCTCCAGTCCAGCCTCATGcccctgaaactgctgaatcaCAGTGAGAATGATTCTGGAGATGGACTAAGCCAAGAAAAGCCTAAACTTCTTCGCAGGAAGTCTTCCCTCAGTAGCATTAGACCAAAACTTCAGAGGATCCGTTTCCGGTCACAGATTGTTCATAGCACATCGTTCAATGAGGGTAAGGAGTTAGAGGGCTCACTAAGAGGCTCTGTAAAATCCAGATCCAAGACCACTGTGTTTGGATGAGCGTCTGTCCAGAGTCAGTCAAGTATGCTGGCGATCTAATGCCAAACTACTGTGGATTACAGTTTGAGCTGTTTATTTCAAAATAATGTATTGCTTAAAACTGTTTCATTTCTATTTCTCAGTTGGGTATGGCAAGAACGGCAGGGTAGGATATCTGAAGGCGATGGATAGCATGCATTGCACTGAATGTGATCTGTTAAGCAACTGGGTAGATTACCATGAATTAGGCCAAACATTTCTGGCCTTATCCTACAGTAAGCCTCTTATCTTTCACAGGCTTCTACACGATGCCTTCACCCTCAACTAAGGCAGCATGAAGCTTTAGTTGGTGCTTGGGTATCTTCATTAGTAGCCTTGACCTTAGTGAATATATCAAGTCATGATCATTGCCCAATGGTACTGTGCCTTACATTAGCATTCATGATCTATGACTGTCCTAAACTGGAAGAGCACACTCATACCTGCAAATGTATTATAGTATTTCCTCTCTCAGTTCCAGTGGTAGACCTTAGAAGATTGTAAAAGCTTCCTGACATGAGTCTAATCTGGATTGCTGAGATCGCATAGTTATATTGAGTCAACAGTGTCTGGTAACTAGGCTTAGGATAGAGTATGATCATTTTGTTGTTAGTTTAGTTGCACATAGCAGTTAGAAACCCTTGTGAAATACGTGTTTCACATTTGCACTATTGATTTGTAAGGATAGGCATTTTCTGTTCTCGCCTCAAAACAAGTTCAGGCCACTCATTGTAAAACATTGACTAAtttctgttttgtgtatttTCATGTTTCTTTATGCCTCATGGTGCAAACACTGCAGTTGGGTTTCAGATCTTGTTTTGGGTTCTCTTTCTTGACTAGACCACACATatgtttgcattgtgtgtcttGTTTCTGTAAGCAATTATATCCCAACCACTGACTGGACATGGACCAATGTGTTGCAATACTTTAGCTTGTTAGTACTTGATGGTACAGCCAAGGTCTCCTTTAGCCAAACATATCTTTTGAAATGGGTCTAAGATTTTATTTGACCTTATTTGCACCTAAAACCAAGTACTATGTAAATGTTAATATAAAGAAGCTGCAATTGATTCTTGCTGATAGCACTTTTGTTCTGTAAAGGTTTACACTGTAATCTTAGTTTAAAGAGGTAACAATACTGGCATAACTATTGAACTACAGAAATCTGAACCTCTTTAAAAGAGTTTATTGTatatgctgtagacttaccagaCTGGTCTCTTGACATTCCTTTCGAgttcatttcaaatgatttactgATGCAACGATACCTTAAGGGTGTTTCTTTTTTATAAAAATAATCTTGTCACATAATTGTCTATTAATTCATGGTGTCCTCTGTCTGTATGTTATGGTTTACTAGAAAATAAAGTATATTTAGCATGTATACATTCAGATATATTCCTTGTTTTCATTATTTGCATCTTCAGCACTGCAGTCATTTGAGGGAGATACTTTTTATGTGTACCACAGGCCTCACTATCAAATGTTGCTTTCATTCCCTGTGCACTGATGTACTGGGGCTCAGGGGCTGGATTTAGAAATGCTACACCCCTACAGAAGCATTGGTCTCTACATCTATTTATACGGAAATGTTAACAGCACCAGGTTTGTTTAGGAAtacagagagatgaaggtgCTTGGATTCGTCCTTGAGCTGTCAGTATGTCCCAGATGTACAGACTTAATCAGACCTGTCAATCTGTACCCGGATGTTGGCCTTTAAATATGCATGTGTCGAAACAAGAACGCAAGATCAATTGTTTCAACTGACCTTGTATATTGGTTTGTACATTTGGACAGGTTGATAACCAGCAGGCCCTTATCGGTATGAGGTCCATCCATTAAATGCCAATAGCTTGGTGGTAGAGCCCATCACAGACATCCCAGATGGACCACACAGATGTGCTGTGGAATGTTTCATCTAGAACTGCAAACTGAGGTGTTTGATGTTAAAACAGCTGACATGCGTGTGAATCCGGATCACTATGAAAACGCATCCCATCCCATcccatcccatctctctctctctccctctctctctctctctctctctctctctctctctctctctctctctctctctctctctctctctctctctctctctctctctctctcacactctctctctctctctatctctctctgtctctctctcactatctctctccttctctgcccttTTGAAGTCTGTTTACGCTATAGCTCAAGGCTGATGATCTCACTAAGTCCAGCAAGCAGGGTCAACATGACACACTCCCTCCACATATAGAAAATGTTTACAACTCCAGTTTAAAGCCATGTCTTCCATCTTTCCCAGAATCTTATCTACTACAGTTTAATATTTCCCTCTGTATTTATTTTATCTAACAAGATTAAATCTTGTTACCAATCTTGGCCTTATGACCTCCTTGCAGACTGAATGAGCTCACATAGAACATTATAAATGTATATTGTGATATATATCACAATACTTGCAAAATAATGCACAAAAATGTCTGAATAGATAAATTTTCAAATGGAGGTGAAGAGGATGAGTTCCGAACTCGACCTAGGGCGTTCTGAGAATGAGCCACTAGATGGTGCTACACATCTGGAATCAAGGGACCAGTCTGCTATTGTTGTTCCAAGACTCTTGGTTGCTTGGAAGCAGTTTAGACTCAGTAATTTCAATTGTGTTGATCAATGTTTTGctttaaaaatgtgttttagctCGTCCATGATTCATGTCCCCCCTTTTTACTGTGAGATGTCTATCAATCAAAGGAGATCAGCTAAGACATAGCTCACCATTCAAGAGAGCCATTTAATATCAAAGATGAGATGGGACGTTTTACTTCTGGAGACGCGGGTGGTTCGCAGTGCAGTAAATTCCCTTGATTCATCGTAAATTTCCGGTGGCTTAGCCTTCACAGTGTCAAGGCTAGATCCCTCCTGTGTTAATGAGAGCACTGAATCACTCCCTGCAATGGGATGGGAGCAACCATGAATCAACTGCTGTGACGGGGTGATGTAGTGTAGACAAGGCTAGACACACCAGTCTGTTCCTCTTTCAACTAAGATCAACTGTCCCTGTTGCTTGTTTGATGGAAACCGGATTCTGGAGCTTTCAATATCTTCCATTCCAtggaaaacacactcacagcaaATATCATGTAAATATCTTACTAAACTTTGTGTTTCTTTAAATTCCACCAAAAATCAAATTGTGAGCCTGTCTGGGTGAAGATTATCATTAGTGTTGACATACTCTGCTTTTGGcagaagagtgagagaagggaTACATGCTACAATCCCCCTGGTTTGCAAGGCTTTGACCGGCCTAAAAAATGGTAAGCCTGGACGCGCCTGCTCACCAACACACTATGGCTGTCACACATGATGTATATGTCTATTCCCTGGATAGCAAATAATTCTATTTTCCTGTCTGGGGTGTCATCTTGAAATATCTGCAGAGACACATTCAATTTGCCCTGAGATTTCTAAGAATCATTTTCCACCCAGCAAAGACACAGACTTCGTATTCAACATGAACATCCCCATGACAGTTCTATTGATGGCAGAATTACACGTCTTATTAACCCCACTTTTACTAAGTACACACTAAGTACACACTGATCATCATAAATGTATGTTTATTACACAGACACAGTATGATAAATTGAGTGGATCTGAGGCCGTCAAGTTCCTCTCTGGAGAGGTCCTGCAGCATCACATCAGCAAGAATGTTTGTTCTTGAATGAAAGAGTCATTAAAAAGCAAAGGAGAAAATGAGTCATTACCCATAGTATGACAAACCAGGGTACGCATATCGTGGGTGCATTTGATTGTGGAAACGCGGTGCCGTTTCGTTACGGACCGTAAATACATaggcatttatttatttatttaggttGTCCCTATAATTGAAGCAATCTCTTCATATTCATTTGTTTTTATGTTGCAACCGACAAAGCATGACGGCTGACCTTAATAAGGAAATCACATTTTTGTCCTCTCCAGTCTAGCACTTGCCAAACTGATCAacatcctcccccttctctctctttctctttgtctccctctttcttgctGTGACTCATTctgactttttctctctctctctctttcttgctctgtctttgtcttactctctgtctatttgtttctctctctttctgtctcacgcAGTTAAACTAAATGTCGCTGTTTTGTCACATCCTTGTTATACCCAGAAAAGCATAATTCCTGTGAAGCATACTTGCTTCACACACAGTAGGAAGCAGAGGTCAGTGCTCGAAGCTCAATAGAGTTGGTGCTGGAAgctcttcccccctcctacacacagcggagaggaggaggggggtcatCATATGGGCAATACTATTGGACAAACCAGATGAGACCATGATTAATTGGTGCAAATAAGCTCTTGACCTTGGGACGCCTCACAGTCATGGTGCGTCACAGCCCACGGATGGATTCCTTGTCATTCTTTCAGCGTACATTCTGTAGAGCTCGTACTAACCCTAATGAATTCAGCCGACATGTGAAGGTGTATTTCCCGTGGGTCCTGCTGCATCCCTCATGGTGAGTTACTGTAGGCTCTCAACAATCACATTTTCCATTGGCCTTGAGCTCCTAAACCACACAGTAACCAGGGGCTAAGTTAACTCACTGCCACTGTTCATGAGATAGCTGGAGGCAAACATAATGGGTGATgtgttgtttgaaacaagtgtaTAACCATccacagagaatgagagagagagaggatagagaataagattgacagacagaaagagaaaaagagatagagaaaaaaatattgatagagagggagaggcaccaTGATATACAATTTTCATGACAGATGTCAGCCCCAGTAGCATCTCACCATGCCTCGTGTCCCGTCAGTCATTCCCCCTCACGCTTATCTGTTTACAGCAGTAGAAGGAGAAACAGATTACACCTCCAAGGGTTCCAACCATGCCCTGTCACTAACTGACCCTGAGTGACCATGACATATAGCTATTAGCCAGCTGAGCAGCTCTGGGACAAGGCACCCGATAAGCTTTCTGCAGCAGTACCTCCGCAGCACTCTGTGACGGGGCAGCAGGGATGCACCCGAGCTCGTATGCATCAACCAACTGTAGTTTTTCCAACTTCTGAAGTATAAGTGGACAGTGGTTTCTGGACACATAGACCTTGGCATGTTTTGTCTTTACCATTTTTTCACGTCTCTCTGTGTAAAGGAAAGACATTGTCACAAAAAAACTGTATCTGATTTCTCCCCGTGGTCAGGAGTTAGATAGTCTCCCAACTGTGCACTTCACTGGGTTTGGATTTTTTACTATTTACTTCTTATCCACCACCCATTGTGTTTCAGACATGGCCCACCGAGAGGGTGGATTCTGGTGAGACGTAATTAATTCCTGCACCGCTGTTATAAGACTTTGGTCTTAGATGGGAATCAGTATGGCTTTCTATAAGAGTCTTAACAATCTAAAAAATTCTGAGAGCTCTCAATAATACGGAAACAGAAAGGTGATAAGATTCTTTTGTGAAACTTATGAATAAAACATAGGAATCCCATCTTCCTCCATGAAGCTTTGCCTATTCATTGTGCCTCAAGGACTGTTCAAAACCGTCTTGGACTGACATTAGACTACACTACTGGATATAAGTGGCACACAACTGAATGAGAGATAGGTTAGTCATATATGGCTTTGAAAAAGGCTGATGAATGGCAAGCTATTACTTGTGCATGGCAACACAAGTCCATGGTCTGAAAGTGAGTGTCCATGTTTGAGGGACCTAGCCTTTCTCAACAGCCTTCATTTCAGCTTGCAAAAACGATTTTCTTTCCATTTTTTATCGTTTATACAAACTGATAGCTAATGGATAATCTGGTGAAAGCAGGGAAAATAAATGAGAACAGTAACTCATTTTATTGTAGATGTTAAGTAGTATGTCCAAACTGAACATCTTTCTTCATGACAAGGACAATTCAGGTCAGCATTGTTCTCTACTAGTAACTAAAATACCTACAGAACTCAATTTATTGTTACACACAAAGCAACAATACTTGGACAACTTCATTCACAGTGATTGTGGTAAAACGTTTTGCGTGTGTGCAATATAATCAAAAAATATAATCACAATTCATCTGATTTACATTTCCATTGAACATTTTTACATATTGGATGCCCAGGCAACTTTCATCTTTATTCTCATACTTTAACTGGAAATGGTTTGATAGATacattatacagtatattagcATGTATTAGAAGATCATAATAAGAGATGCTTAGTGAGCTATTACCTTTTCACAGTCCCAGCATGTATGTGCAATTCCTAATACTAATTCAGAAGCATTGACAGTGGTGTTtattgactgttttttgggggccTGAACAGTATTTGGTTTGATAAAGTGtacggacacaaacacagaactgaacacaacacacatgtaCTTAAACACAAAGCAGTCATATTTAGTCTGCCTAAGGTGAATTGAACTGTTGCTTCACAGATTTGAGACCATCAGGGTAGAAAACCTCTCCATGTTCCCCTCAGTTTCTGGAAAGTCCCCCACATTAATTGTTTCAGATCCAGAATGTTATTGGTTGAGAATAGCCACTATTGGATATGACAAAATTAAAAACATAGCAGTTTTATTATAACAAGAAAATTGTAATCACTAGAATATATTGGAGCCACGGTAAGAACAACATTTCATAGCAAGCATTCGTCTGGACACAGAGTCAAAAAAGGCAAAGATTGCTACTGTCAAAGAGTAGGattgtgatgaaaataaattctgGCATAGACAATTTAGGATTAGATATAAATGTTGCAACGCGCCAAGtgaaataatgtaactgtaataAGGCTAAAGTAATTATGAGTCCATTGCCATTTCATTGTTAGCCCTTCATAAAAGCACATTTAATTTTTATATCCAAGCTATGAGGCGTTGAGGCTTGTGTAGTCTGGCCTGTCAGTGACAACCAGTATAGAAAATGGATGTGGAAAATTTGACCAGTTCAAATATCACTTTCCCAGTTTTTCTCATCGAGGCACTATTTCAGAGGCATTGACATGTTCAATGTATGTCTTTCCCCAATGAGTAGAGGAAGATATGAAGAAAAAGCTTAGTAGAACTTCTACAATGATACAAAACCTAAATTCCACCTGTCGCTCTGCTGTAGAGGTGCTGGCTCATGGCGAATTGTGTGCATACTGAGAAGGCTTCTGTCATCACAACTAGTTTAGACGGCTTggaggagagggacggaggCTGAACGAGGAGTGGATGGCAGCGGAGGTGATAATCAGAGCTAATGCTGTGAAGtgggtgttgctgtgtgtgtgtgtgtgtgtgtgtctgtgttcaggtaGGATTACAGGCTGAGGTCCCAGTGATGGCTGGTGTTGATCGGCAAAACTGCTCCCTGCTGGTGAGTGAgtatcagtctgtgtgtgtgtgtgtgtgtgtgtgggggggggcctgTGGTAATGTCAACAAGGGGGCCTGGTTGCTCAGGCCTGCTGAAGACCAACCAGTGAGCAGCTCCGTTTCCACAGCTCAGCTTGCTTCTCCCCGTCGTACGTAATGTCAGCTGACTGGGTCTTCCCCCCATTGTACAGGTAGcagcctcccaccccctccagctCAGACGCAGTGGCTGCGTAGATGGCTGTGGACGCCCCCTCTGCTGGTGTCTGTGGGGGACGCACAAAGAAAGAAGCGCTTAGAAGGACGAAGGACACAAGTGAGTGTTTGAAGTCACACAGGTGAGCCGTGCTTACACAATACTTGATTCACACTCAACTCAAATGCAGTACATTGGGTGGTGCCCCACGGGAATGCAAATGACCATGCCACAAttcactatttacaaaaccccACTATAATGTCCTTGGCTATTCTGCTTCTTATTTTGGACAATGCCCTagtttctcaaacacacacagcgctcACTGTCTGTACTGATAAAGAAGAAAGATTTGCCACTCAACCTTCAGATAAAGGCCTTAAAAGGAAATTATAAAAGTGATTTATATCAATGCTGGTATCGGGGTGTCTTATCTTTATAGAATATTAGTGTCAAGGAAATTGAAAGCAGACGTTTATCCTGATTCATTTTACAATCAAAAGCATTCGCTTATATTCCCCTCTGGGGTAGTCTAATACAATATAATTTATTATAAGAATATCGGCATCATCATATCAAGCATGCAAAAagttaataaaaaacaataacacATAACAAGCATTTTGTTTGATCTAGTAAGAGGTGCAAAGTAAGATTCCTCGGTgaacctctccctgtctggtcGTAAATTAATCTACAGGCTACTCTCCTATTAACTTCTCTTTGATGTGAGGAGGATGTTGAATGTTGAATTACCGCAAAAGCTTGAGATTAGAATAATAATCATTCTAAAAGCCTCCACTGCAATACGGAAAATAGGAATCCTGGAATATGAGGGTCAAACTTTCCACGCGCATTAACCAGTTGCCAGGAATGACAATGAGAGAAGCTTTAGAGAAGCTTAGCAGCTTTTCTAAAACTGTATCCATTTTTGGTGCACTTCCCTCCAATTAATGGCTATCCAAATAACTGGCTTCCACATTTTGGAATATTTTTAGTAAGTGCTTAGAAACTGTACCCTGAAGAGCATTTTGGCCACTGGCCTCTTTGCTGCCTGAGCTGGGCTGCAGAGGTTCTGGTAAAGGTCAGTGTCCACCATTCCTGGGTCCACAGCATTGGCAGTCACATGATCTCCTCCTGCTGTGAGCTTCTCCTGCAGGTGGTAGGTGAAGAGGACCAGGGCAAGTTTACTCTGGGCATAGGCGCCATGTGCACAGTAGcaagacctggagaacacagagacaTGGCACGGGTAGGTTATAGATACCATGCTTTTAAACACAAAATGAACTGATTTTGACGTGAACTGCAACACGTTTTGTCTGAGTGTGACAACATGAGTGCATTAACCTACTGTGGCTCCCATCCAAGTGTTCCAAAACAGCCTTCAGAAATATAAACTGCTTTTCATCAGCATTTCCAATGCTAACAGTGTTCAGACATTGTTTTTTAAAATGAAAGCGACTCTTTGCAGATGCAGGCCTGCGTTCAAGGTCTGTTCACGTGTGCATTATCACTTTCAAGTCTAACAGACCATGAAATACCataatgtagtttttttttctctttacaTTACACACTGAGATTGTTCTCGTTTCACTCTGGACCTTCTCTCCACTCATTTACCAAGATGATGATACCATCCATCAAGTCTCAAGGCCCAGGGAGAAAGACACTGCTACTTTGCCCTTGAGCAAAGAGCCTCCGAAACAAAAGACTGCTCACCAGAGTATTACCAATATAAAGTTTGGTTAGTAAAGGAATTGAGGAAAAAAAGCACTGTTGCTTTATATATTTCCTCTTAACAAATGAACCGGCTAATGTGGCAGCAAGATAGGCACATGCAATTCACTACTTACAGACTGTTGAGACAGTGGCCAATAATGGCCGAAAAAAGAGTGGTTTTAAAGTCTATTTAATGAATAATGGTAGTGGTCAGCCAAAAGGCAATATGTTAGATACAATCACTGCATTTCAATTATAGTCTTCTGTTCCCCTGTGTGCACTTAAGCACTTCTCGGCTCAGATTTACAGGCAAGGGACAGATGCAAGACCCCCAATCACATCTTTTTTGACACCCTGGGAGGGCATAAACGCACACTCAGGCCTGCGGTCCTCACCTGCCCTGCAGGTCCTCCATGTTGAGCCTGCCTGCGTAATGTGTGGCAGAGGACATGGTGACGATGCGGGAGCAGGCCTTTTGCCGGCCGGACCGCTTCAGCGAGTCGAGCAGAAGGTTGGTCAACAGGAAATGCCCAAGGTAGTTGAGGCCAAAGTGCAGCTCAAACCCATCCTCTGTTTTTCGTTCCGGAACAAGCATGATGCCCGCTGAAACAAAGTACAACAAGCATTTTGCCCACTGGTTCATTCAATCTGTTGAGAAAATATTAAATATGTCAATGTCTGGATGTCTTATATAAGACAGAAAAATACCAGGCAACAACTTCTCTAGCAGTGAATGCTGGGAGTTATAGTGGGGGCAGTTGATGACCTTTCTATATCATTACTCTCTTAATGGGGTGGCACAAATGTTGCGTCCTTCCCCATCCATCAGCTAAGTGTGACGGGTGCTTGCTGTGGAGCTGAACAGTGAATTATGAATTCACCCTTTGCATAAGAAAGACAACCTGACTTTTCCTGACGGCATGCACATGTCCTGAGGCCCGTCTCAAAAAAGCTCTTTAGTTCGAACAAATCACCCTCGGGAATTCGACTTGGACAGACTCGTGTTGCACTGTGTTATTTAAAGGCtcaaagggagaaaaaaaaaaggcggAATCTGGGAACTAAATAATCACTGTCTGTGCAGAATGAAATAATACATCAACAACAGCATGCCATGTAGTCTaatatacagtaggcctactgtatatgTTCGTGTCTCTTTTTGGTACATTTTCGAAGTTGTTCTCCAACAGACACTGTGCAGGTATCtcagtgtgactgtgttggtGACTACTACTGTATTTGGATAAAGAGGCTGGTGTGTACCATTGTTGACAAGAACATGAAGTGGTAGACCCCGATCTTTAAACCTCTGGACAAACTGGCGGATGGACTTCAGGGACGCCAAGTCGAGGAAAAGGAACTCCGCTGTGAACAGAAGACATTATATAAGGGTTGTATAAAAGAAACTATAAAATATGTTCAATGACAGACTACCATAACAAATATTTCACTCGGCattgtgtgacaaaaggaaaagAACAAACAATAAAAAGGCAAGGCCACAATTTGGcatgaaacagacagacaatttAGTTCTAGCCTGCAAGGCCAAATCACTAAAGTTGGACAACACATAGGTATAATGAGATAGGAACAAGACAGTCACGCTTGGGTGTCCACTGAGAGATAAACAGATTGAGCTAGACAACAATGATTTCACCGCTTGTTAAAATGAGCTTTCCACTTCTTCCCTGCTGTTGTTAGGAACTACATGTATGGAATCAGTCTTCCCCCCCTCTGCAACACTTGCCACAGCTTGTTACTTTACTGAACCGAGTGTTGAAGCACATAATTAAACCAATTACTGTCCCACAATTACACAAATGACTCGACATTACACTAATCCCGAGACTCTCCCACTGAGAGCAAGCAGGGTGTCAAGAGCCGTAGGGACTCCAAGCAATCCACAACATGACTGTAGAAAACTATTTTCTTTCTCTACCAACAGAATGCACCACAGTTCAATGGGCTTTGGCTGTAGTTCAGTATATTCACTCGGATCTGACACCAGGTTGCAGCCCAGCTGCAGTAACAGCAGAGAGCCAAACAGACTCCATATAATGATCTGATGAGTCACAGACAACAGAGTTTTAATGATCTCGTATCTTTAGAGGGAGACAGCAAAACAAGCTTTGGGCCGATACAGTAGGTTGATAAGGTCACCTAAAGAGTCTAACATTTAGACACACTGTTTGGTAAATCATATGGTTTGAGGCTGATGAGAGGCTGCTGTTGAACCTTGATTTCTGGGGGTAAGCTACAGCAATGATGTTGCTCACCTTTAAGCTTTGATGTACCCTTTTTAGGATTATTTGTTCACTAAATGAAGTCAGTGAGAATGTCAGGTAAAAGCATTTGCTCAACTACGGGCTGAAACATCCGTAGTGATGCATATTTACCAACATAGCAAAGCTATAATGGGAGGAATATTTGTGGACCTGTAATTattcctccatcttgtctctGGTGCCAAAGCCCTGCATCAGTGCCAGGGAAAGCCATCTATTATGAGGGGTGAGGAGCGTCGGTGCCAAAGAGGCAGCTGGGTGAAAACGCCACGGTTGGCATGATGCCATCTGGATATGAAACACAGACATCTCATTCAAAAGTAATCTCTTGAGATTCTGTCATCTCTCTGAATGCCGATCTCTGGTCAGTTGATGCTACAGTGAGCCGTCAGGACTGGAGCCAGGCTGCCCGTCTGTCCCACAGAGATGGATGTTCCTCAGGAGAAGGTGGCGATGAGCTAGTAAATCTGCAGAGGCTAAAGGGCTGAGATTCATC
It encodes:
- the LOC136965766 gene encoding ankyrin repeat domain-containing protein SOWAHC-like; the encoded protein is MATECTQEAVLQFLTERGGRVKNLELIDYFKSIFPSNPEKRTAVRECFKEHVDNIAFVKIENGVKFVCLKKKYRSSVKFVEKDSRNGIHVGVTSVSEQKKITLRNESLRSNLGTSNSSVNTAMSVLSCGKVRSFETAVNDAAQQEILPGSGYGTDNTGEEHPYVPEIFVQRQSREGVVLTRSFGHTIEGIAFDMGNKIIKDDKKASAKAVDVRMLPPEIPQISVIEASPLPAPGDGSMFTMPGQSRETTLGQVDKWGLHTTRHSGTHPKHDESLCIAQGGKDANVGRTEIVTKRRTSRESQRSLMSSHPSEDGTDEVQMDSLSLSGSESNTPKGSRKNFIELMMNSSPHVRRSMALRNSVYLSARYNDCSRSDSDSASVVSSTTEDEATPVTLDPLEHEWMMCSSDGQWDSLHELLACEPNLILKKDFVTGFTCLHWAAKQGKPELLALIVNFAKKHTVPININTKSSAGYTPLHLAAMHNHVEVVKLLIGAYDADVEARDYNGKKACQYLTNSVAVDIRDIIGACGDSESENKDHMDGVRWRLSKVLQSSLMPLKLLNHSENDSGDGLSQEKPKLLRRKSSLSSIRPKLQRIRFRSQIVHSTSFNEGKELEGSLRGSVKSRSKTTVFG
- the dhrsx gene encoding dehydrogenase/reductase SDR family member on chromosome X, translating into MMWLLSFILPIIRLYWVGVQVLLYQLFNKSFALPVLPKQNGRVAIVTGGARGMGFETARHLASLGMHVVIAGNVEEEGRAAVKSIHEEGHQGKAEFLFLDLASLKSIRQFVQRFKDRGLPLHVLVNNAGIMLVPERKTEDGFELHFGLNYLGHFLLTNLLLDSLKRSGRQKACSRIVTMSSATHYAGRLNMEDLQGRSCYCAHGAYAQSKLALVLFTYHLQEKLTAGGDHVTANAVDPGMVDTDLYQNLCSPAQAAKRPVAKMLFRTPAEGASTAIYAATASELEGVGGCYLYNGGKTQSADITYDGEKQAELWKRSCSLVGLQQA